The nucleotide window TTCACCGAGGCGTTGCGGGCCTGGGCGAAAGAGCAGGAGCTGGACATTGCGGCGGTCATGACGGTGTCAAATCCGGATGGGAAGTTCACCAGAGAGCTGCTCGTCTGGGCGTTCAACGAGCGGGCGGTCAAAGTTGTGAAGCGGTTTGTGGAGAAGCATGGGGAAGAGGGGTTGCAGTTTCAGACGTGGGGCGGTGGAAAGTTGGATTCGGATGATGGAAAAGGCGAGTGGGTCAGGTGTTGGACGCAGGGACGGGTGGATAAGAGCAGGAAGCAGGTGGCGCCTATGTTGAGGGATGCGATGAAGGAGGCGGCTAGGCTTTGAATGGGAATGAGGTGGTGGGACATAATTGAAGGAGATAATGATGGCTAGCTGATGTATCGACTTTGAAGTGAaaaggaaacaaaaaaatTCCCGTGGCAGCCAGATAAGATGGGCTGATAATGTTGTGCAAGGAGAAACTGGGCCATACTAATAATACATATAAGGCTTACATCCACATGCTATCGTACATTCATCTCCTCTGTTTATGCGCCCCAGGCAGCGGACCCGTGTAAAGTTAGCCACAGTCTGACAAACTCGCGATCCATATACTGTGCGTCTGAGATCCTGTCATCAATGTCCTTGGCCAATGACTCCGCCTCCGGGTCGGCAATGCGAATGCATGCCTCAAGCGCCTTGAGCATAGCTGCCGTAACCCGCACAGGCGGTTGTTCATGCCACATTTCCTCCACGCACCATCTCAGAGCATCAGTGGCCATCCCCTGGTGATCCTCCGCTGCAATGCGCTCGTAAACCTTGGTGTACATGCGCTCGGTCCTGCGCTCGCAATGCCTGGGGAAGACGCGCCAGACGTTCCAGAACTTATCCCAGGCGCGGTGGTTGGCATACACGTCGAGCAACCTGATAATCTCGTCTTCAGTCGGACAATCCATCTGGGCCTCACTAAGTAAGTCCTCAAACTGAGAGAGAAGTCGTCGCGCCTCGGGTGGGCGGGCGCGGGTCTGCAGGAGGGATTCGATCACGGCCACAACCACGTCATACTCGATCACTTTTTCGCCGCGGGAAAACAGCATGTCGATTACATCCATTGAAAGGGAAGCCTGTTGGCGAACGCCCGCGTCAGTCGTCTCTGGTATGGCAAATATCATCCGGAGGAGGTCCACAAACTTTTCGCGCGAAACATTGGCTGCTCCCGAGAGCTTCATTTCCTGGATGAGGTCGCCTAGGCGGGCAAGATCGTGATCGGGGTGCTGAAGGGCACGTGCAGCCTTTTCGACCCAAAGGCGGGCCTCCCACGCCTGGGCGGAGGGCAAATTCTCGATGGCACGGTTGAACAGGCGCATAAAGGTGCTGGGGGAGCCGTCTTCGCAAAGGGATACTGCTGAAAGGGCCTGGTCCCTGGGAAGGCTGGAGAGGTATTCCTGCATCTGGATTAAAAGCTGAACCTTGGAATCGGTATCCTGGGCCAAAAGGTTGTCAATGGTAGACGGACTAGCGTTGCTGTACTCCCATCCAGCCATTGCTGTAGCTAGGTCAGTTTGGGAAACGTCAACGGCCGCTGCGTGCTGTCGCGCCGAAGTAGAAAAGTACAAGCGATCAGGTCGCTTTCGGTTCCGTCCACTTGAACGAATGGGTGACGGGGAGAAACTTTGTCCCGATACAGTGTCGGGTGAAGTGGTGAAAGAGGCCTCAGGAAGCTTCCCTGCGATCTTGTCCTGCCTCTCTAGACTGCGCCGCAAGATACCGCTCCAAAGCTTTTCCAGAGCCAACTCCTCCCTCCGCGTCTCCGTCATCAACTGCACAACAAGTGTGGTCCCGCTTTGGGGCACACCAAAGCCGCTCGTCACGCCCTTTTCGTCCTTGAACTCCATTTCCATGTCCGACCATCCAAGAGTGCCAAGGTTGACGCAAATCCAGCCGGTGGTGATGCCGTCGTCAGCACCGCTCGGAAGGCCCGTGGTACCGAGAAGCTTCGCCTTGCGAGCCTTGCGCCTCAGCTTGGTCTTCAACTCATTCCTTCCCAGCAAGCCATCAGCCTTGGCCGTGACTCCACGGTTGCGCAGCCAGCGTACCAGGCGGTCGGCAGAGACGTGCAAGTGACGCTCACTGCGGGCAGTGCCAAAGAGCATCAGCACTTCGGGCCCCAGAGCAGGTGGCGGGTCGATTTCGCGGAGATCGAGAAGCTTGAGGTCGTCCATGCCCAGCTCATCGGACACAAACTTGACCAAGGGCTCCATCAGCTTGGGAGAGCCTTCGGGGATGTctggcagcggcggcggctcgTGTACAAGGGTGGGGTGTGTGGGAGCGTCGACTTGGAGATACCAGGGCACGTCAGCGCCGCCTTCATTGTTCGCCTCTGTGCTGGCCTCTGCTTGGGCATCCTCGGTCTTGTTCGGTTGCTCTTGAGCGGCAGGCTCTGCGTGTTCTTCGCTAGACGGGCTGGCCAGTAGTCGAGGGGAGGGTCGAAAGGTTGAGTACGGGGCGGTTGGGGATAGAACCCGGGTCCGAGCTACTGGAAGAGGAGCTCTGGGACTCGCGAAGCTGCTGACGAAGAGCCGCAAAGCCGAGAACCTGCAGGCTGAGCAGGCTGAAGCTCTGAGAACAGCGGGAGTCGCGCTCATGGTTGCTACTAATGGCGCGGGGTGGCCGTCGAGTGTCACGGACGCAGATTGCGAATCGGAAATCTCTCTCGGGTCTTTATCGGAGCTGTCGTGTGATGGTTTGGTCGAGAGAGAAGTTGTCGCGACTGAGTTGATCTGAAACTGGCCCGAAGTATTCGAGCTCAGACAAGGCGTATACTtggaggtaggtaagtagtgTACCAACTGATAACGAACGTCACGAATTGTACACTAGTGGATAGAGATAGTAGGTACCGCTACCACTCGACTCGACTACAGTGTGGGATGGAAGTTCCAATGGATCAAGCAGTGAGTGTTCTGGCCGCCCAGACGGGGTGGAGACCGTGCTCTCTTCCTTCGTCTTCGTTCTTCAGTTCAGTTCTGAGCTCATGTCCAATTGGCGCGACGCTCAGGGTCGAGGCGGAAGAGGTGGGTCGGATGGCGGGGTGGACCGTCGGCCGTGTAAGTGAAAAGTCAGATGGGCCAATCAGCACGACGCGTGATTCAGATTGAATTCTCCTCCAAGGCCATTGTTAAGCAGATGCACAGACCAAGGCCCAGGATGAGTGGGGCCTGATGGGACGACCTTACCACTTGTGGGTAGACCCGCCAAGAGAAGGTGGCCATCGGCTTCGGTGGCTCGGGCTGTGTGTATCAAAAAATTTGGGGAGGGTCCCATCACAAATCCTATCGCGCCGCAGCTTATCAACCTCTTCTCGAGGTATCTTTTACCACCAGACCACCCGAGTCTGCCACTtcctgcactgcactgcactgcacacctcacctcacctcacctcacctcacctgcACTTCCAGACAGAGCAGGAAGCGGAAGCAACCTAGGAAGATCAGTCCAGTCGGCAAAAAATACAGCACACACACGGCCGGTTGTTTCCTCCCGTCGCTACGAACTTCTTCCATCATCCCGTCTTGTTTACACGGCATTTCGAGCGGAgagacatcaccaccaccatcgccgccatcaccacccacacTGCAATCGCATTCATTTGTCGCATTGCACTGCTGGGCAGGTGTCGTTTCCTCTCCCCTCTTGTACAATATTCAATAGTCTTTGCTCAAACGACTTGCACTACTTCCTTCCCCCATCTTTCTTGTCCAATGTGTTATTAATCCCGATCCGACCATCTATCTACATTGCCCTCAACACGCCCTCTCGCTCGCTGTGCTGAGCCCTGTCTCACTATCTCGACACTCTCGACACCCTCGACATCTTGATAAGATGCTTCCCCGAACGGCTTCGGCCACTCGAACTCCCCATCTCAACCGCCTCGTCTCGGCCGGCTCCCGCAGAGTCCTTCCCAGATGCTCGTCTTCTCTGGGTATTCGGGGCTCGCTGGCTGCCACCCCTAGGCTGTTGTCCACCATCACTACCCAGCAACCGAGTCCACTCAAGAGACAGCCCGCACCCCGGGCGACCGTTGGCTTCGAGCGCCATCTCGCCACTGTACTAGACGAACCCGCCCAGACTGCGACAACGCCCCTATACGAACTGCGATCATTCTCGCCGCAGGCCCCTTTGACGGTTCGGGATCATACCAAGGTCTATGCGAAGCAGCGCGTGAACTACCATGGCATTCCTGGAGACGTCAACGAGATGTTCTTGGTTTTCGAGGCCTGTCTTCAAGTCGGACGTCTTGAGCGAGCCGCTCAGGTTCTCAAGCGGCTTGCCAACCTGGACGTTGTGCCACCAGCCGACTATTTGGATCTCTTCAACCAGTATCTCGATGCCAAGGTTTCTCAGCTCCTGCAAGAGCCTGATGTAGACAAGGCCGACGACATTCACAAGGCCTTCGAGACTATGGTTAGCGACGGCAGAGAGCTTCCTGTTGGTGGTGAGACCGTTGCCTTGCTTCTCAAGGCATCTCTCACCTCCACGGATCCAGAGACAATGCAGCGTTACGTTACGAGATATCTCAGCCTGCTTCCCACACAAATTGCCCTCGAGACCGTCTTCAACACCGAAATCTTGACATACGAGGAATTAACAAAGGTTGCTGAGCTCTGCCCCAAGTACAACATGCCCGACAACGTGGATCCCGATACCTTTgcgcagcaacagcagcagcagcagcagcagcagcaacagcaacaggagcaacaacagcaacaggacACATCTATCGACCAATCGGAGGTTTCAATCGAGCCCTTGCTCACTTCCAGCGAACCTTCTGCAATCCCCGAAGTTCTTGGTACTCCCCAAAAGGGTTTCGGTCTGCAGTTCGTCAAGCGAACAGTCAGCATGTTCAAGGACATACCGGATGGTTTCGACATCTCGACATTGCCTATGTCCCAGCAGAGGGAGATCCAGTCCAAGTTGGAAAAGGACTGCGTTGACGCATCCTTGGCACGCTGGCGAGAGGAGAACGAGTCGCTTCAAAAAATGGGCCTAAATACATCCCTCGATACTCCATCACTCAATTCGAGGCTCTACCAGTGGCAGAAAGATCTTGAAACTCGTCTGCGCACGATGCTTGTGGAGGTGGAAAAGTCTGAGATGGTGAGCAAGAAAAACAAGGATGACCTGGACCGCTGCATTTACGGCCCCTTCATAAGGCAATCCAACCCTGAGCGCCTGGCTGCGGTCACCATCATCAGTACACTCAGCTCGCTCGCCATGGGCGGTGCCCACAAGGGCTCCACGATCGCATCTCTCATCACTCACATCGCCAAATTTGCCGAGGAAGACATCAGGGTACAAAAGGCTGAAGCCCTGATCAGCAAGCGCAACCTCCGAAAGGCCAAGTCCAAACAGCACAACCCCCGCTCTGTTTTGCGATTCAAGAACTCGACTGCTTCTGCCGGCTCCAGTGATATGGCCGACTCGAACAACGTCGCCGTTGAGATGGACGACGAGGCTTGGACAACTACGATTCGCACAAAGGTCGGCGCCGCTCTTCTGTCCGCCCTTCTTGACACGGCAAAGATCACGCTTGTCCGCGAGGATCCCGTGACCAAAACTCTTATCACGCAGAACCAGCCCGCTTTCTCCCACGTTATGCAGCTAAGGAAAGGCAAGAAGATTGGAACCATCATCCCGAACAAGGCCGTCGTCGAGCTACTGGTTCGTGAACCCGTGCCGGACTTTCTTGCTCGCCATCTTCCCATGGTCACCCCGCCGGATCCCTGGGTATCCTTTGAGAAGGGTGCCTATCTCGAGACCAAAACACCTGTACTTCGGTTGAAGAACGGTGAGAGGGAGCAGAGACTCTACACCGAGGCTGCAATTGCTCGCGGTGATATGGATCAGGTCTTCAAAGGTCTTGATGTCTTGGGCAAGACAGGTTGGAAGATCAATTCTCCAGTCTTCAAGGTCATGCTGGACGTCTGGAATTCGGGCAAGCAGGTTGCAaatattcctcctcttgACCCCATCTTTGACCTACCTCCCGAGCCGGCATCCACCGAAGACCCGACCGTCAAGCGTGCGTGGCTCAAGGAGATCAAGGTCATCGAAAACGAGAGATCGGGTTTGCATTCGCAGCGATGCTTCATGAACTTCCAGCTTGAGATCGCTAGGGCATACCGAGATCAGACATTCTACTTCCCGCACAATGTTGATTTCCGTGGACGTGCCTATCCTATTCCCCCTTATCTGAATCATATGGGGGCTGACCATGTCCGTGGCTTGATGCTTTTCGCCAAGGGTAAGCCTTTGGGGGAGAGCGGCTTGCGCTGGCTCAAGGTTCACCTGGCCAACGTTTACGGCTTCGACAAGGCTAGTCTGCAGGAACGTCAAGACTTTGCCGATGAAAATATCGAGAACATTCGTGACTCGGTAAATAACCCGTTGAACGGAAACCAGTGGTGGTTGCAGGCCGAGGACCCATGGCAATGCCTTGCTACGTGCTTTGAGCTCGCGGCAGCACTTGAGTTGGAGGATCCCACAAAATATGTATCTCATCTCCCAATACACCAAGACGGAACCTGCAACGGACTGCAGCATTACGCCGCTCTCGGTGGTGATACGTGGGGTGCACAGCAAGTCAACCTGGTTCCCGGAGACCGTCCTGCCGATGTGTACTCGGCTGTTGCCAAGCTGGTCATCAAAGGTATTGAGGACGATCTTGCCAAGGATAATGAGTTTGCCAAGGCCATGCATGGGAAGATCACACGCAAGGTGGTGAAGCAAACGGTCATGACCAATGTATACGGCGTGACATATGTTGGCGCAAGGAAACAGGTCCTAAAGCAAATCGAGGCGGCATACCCAAATATCACGGCTGAGTCGGGCATCGAAGCCGCTCTCCTAGCCTCGTATGTGACACAGCATATTTTCAGGGCAATGTCCACCATGTTCAAGGGCGCTCACGACATCCAGAACTGGCTTGGAGAGATTGGTGGACGTGTCTGCCGCGCCTTGACGCCCGAGCAGCTGGATGAGTTTGAGAGGTCAGAACGGTCTCCTCATGGAGATGGCACAGCAAGCGGTGAGAATATAACGCTCGCCGGGAACCCCAGAAAGTCTTCTGCCCACAAGAATGACGAGATCCTCAACAATTTCCAGTCAACCATCATCTGGACAACACCCTTGCGGATGCCGGTCGTTCAGCCATACAGGAAGCACGGGACCAAGACTGTCTCGACCTGCATGCAGGATCTTGTCATGACGATCCCAGAGAGGTCCGATCCCGTCAACAGGAGGAAACAGCTACAGGCTTTCCCGCCCAACTTCATTCACTCGCTTGATGCTAGTCACATGATTCTGTCAGCGCTACACTGCGACGAACTGGGCCTTACCTTTGCCGCTGTCCATGACTCGTTCTGGACTCATGCTTCTGATATAGACTCCATGAATGCCGTCCTTCGCGATGCTTTCATTCGAATCCACAGTGAGGATGTCATCGGCCGATTAGCTGCCGAGTTCCAGGCTCGGTACAAGAACTCCCTTTACCTCGCAAAGATTGAGACGGGCACAAAGGTGGCCCAGGAGATCCAGCGGTGGCGCGTCAGAAATAAGCTCGGCCCTAGGAAGGAGCTGCTTTTGGAGAAGGAACGCCAAGAGCTTCTTCGCTCATCAAACCCCGAAGACGTCGAGAGGGGCAAGAAGATGATCTCGCCGGCCAGTCTCTACGAACTGTATTCCAGCGCTGAGGATCTCACCGTCCCCGAGGACCTGAAAGAGGTTACTATTGGCAACCTCGCCGGTGTTGAAGAGACGAAGGTTCGCAGAGGACGGGAaatggatgaggagggagaagtAGATGGCAGTGAGGAGGCCGTCGAGCACGAGGATGGGATGCACGAAGATGAGATGCTGGCCGACGAGCCTAGGGACATGGACGGCAATTCGGGGCTTGACGAACTGAGCGAACTGAGGAACACCAACCACTTCGCCCTCTCACAAAAGCGCGCCAAAGCCTCGATCGCATCAGGTGGCAAGCAGAAGCACTATCTTGACATCTGGCTTCCATTGGTCTTCCCACCAATTCCGGAGAAGGGTGACTTCGATGTCCGGTCTTTGAAAGACAGTACGTACTTCTTCTCTTAAACCTGGGGATTGAAGTATCGCCTGTCTTCTATCAGTCATGGTGTgtagatatatatagagcgGAAGTCTCTGGAGCAAGGAAGATGTTCGATATTCAAAAGCGATCCATGGGCTGGCGTTCTGGAGTACCTTCTGTAAATAGATCTTGACGCATATGATGTTGGTGGCATTTTGGGCGTTGGCGAAGAGAAAATAAACTGGGCCGGTTATGTAAAAGAGGATGGATACAGAGTGGTTGGTGGGGGAAGTTGGCTTCTTGTGTAGATCACTATCGTTAACATTGATTGGTTTTTTGAGCATATTATAACAACTCTTCTCATGGTTTCCGGATTATACGATGCACATAATGACTCGGGTATATGTTTTCAGCATAGCAGTGGATCGATATCTAAATCACATATGTTCACAGCAAATCGCCTTTAACGCCCCAATACCACCTCCGCAACAAATCTCATCATCCTTGTAAaactcctccctctttctatTCCCATTGTCACTTTCATTGCCACTCCCTTTACACCCCGTCGGCACCACGCACCCAGTAACACATGTCGGACACGGCTTCGTCACCAACACCGTCGGCAGTCGGACAGCCAAGTACTTGGGCGTTTAATTTGGCTgcttttttttaatagtgAAAGGTTTATTTGTTGGTGGATTTTTCTTTTGGTGTTGATGCTATAGCGCAAGATAAATTTGTATGTCATTATTTACATCTCTCCAGATCCCAGAACCTTTTTCCTGGAATGCTCAACCCGCACCTAGTTGATTAGCTGAGATCTGGCTCTCGGGAGCCCGTAGATGTTACAATGCTGGAGACAGCTTGTTATGTTAAAGGGTGCGATGAGGACCAAGTTTTCAGATGGAAAGGTGAAagataaaaaagaaaactttATGCCTGGAACTTTTCATTCATTCGATTCTCTCATCAGAagctatttttatttttattttattttaaatcgCCTCATAACAACTTTTACCTAACCTGGGCACCAGCCAAGGTAGGAACAGTGCAGACACCACCGCTGGCGGTCACCAGCTTAGCAATGCCGCTCTTGCCCTCCAAATCCTTAACATCCTTGCACACATCGACATCAAAGGCCACCTCAAGGGcaccggtggtggtgaagccAGGCTGGAACGTTTCCcagatcttcttcttggggttGAGCACCTTCTCGGGCTCAGCGTTGAAGCCCTCAAAGTAGACCTTCTCGCCGGCCTTGGCGTCAGCGGGAGGGTTGACGAGCTCGACGGGGCCCTTGTGGTCGTCCTCGACGCCCTCCTGGGGCTTGGGCGAGGCAGCGAGCACCATGGCGCACGACTTGATGCCACGCATCTTGACGGGCTTGAGGTTGCAAACGACAACGACCTTGCGGCCCTGCATCTCCTCGAGAGGGACGAGCCCGTTGAGGCCGGAGCAAACGGTGCGGCACACCTGGCCCTCGTACTCGGCGGTGTCCTCGGTACCGGGCGCATCGCCGACGGCGATAGTAGAGACGAAGAGCGAGTCGGCTTCGGGGTgcttgatggccttgaggATGTGGCCGACGCGGAGGTCGATAAGACCGGGGGAGAGGGGCgcggggggaggaggagtggccTTGGGGCGGCGGTTCTCGttgaccttcttctccttcttctccttcttgggagcggcggcggcgggggcggcgTCGGTGGCGGCCTGGACGACCTGGTCCTTGACCTCGACGGCCTTCTCGACAACGGCGGCAACAGCCTCCTTGGTCCGGTCGACAACAGTGGCGGCAGCGCCCTGAACGGCAGAGGCAGCGCcctgggcggcggcggcagcagcggcggccttctccttcttcaggCGCTCCTTCTCAGCCTTGGCGTCGACGGGAGGCTTGACGTAGAGGAT belongs to Neurospora crassa OR74A linkage group IV, whole genome shotgun sequence and includes:
- the cyt-5 gene encoding DNA-directed RNA polymerase translates to MLPRTASATRTPHLNRLVSAGSRRVLPRCSSSLGIRGSLAATPRLLSTITTQQPSPLKRQPAPRATVGFERHLATVLDEPAQTATTPLYELRSFSPQAPLTVRDHTKVYAKQRVNYHGIPGDVNEMFLVFEACLQVGRLERAAQVLKRLANLDVVPPADYLDLFNQYLDAKVSQLLQEPDVDKADDIHKAFETMVSDGRELPVGGETVALLLKASLTSTDPETMQRYVTRYLSLLPTQIALETVFNTEILTYEELTKVAELCPKYNMPDNVDPDTFAQQQQQQQQQQQQQQEQQQQQDTSIDQSEVSIEPLLTSSEPSAIPEVLGTPQKGFGLQFVKRTVSMFKDIPDGFDISTLPMSQQREIQSKLEKDCVDASLARWREENESLQKMGLNTSLDTPSLNSRLYQWQKDLETRLRTMLVEVEKSEMVSKKNKDDLDRCIYGPFIRQSNPERLAAVTIISTLSSLAMGGAHKGSTIASLITHIAKFAEEDIRVQKAEALISKRNLRKAKSKQHNPRSVLRFKNSTASAGSSDMADSNNVAVEMDDEAWTTTIRTKVGAALLSALLDTAKITLVREDPVTKTLITQNQPAFSHVMQLRKGKKIGTIIPNKAVVELLVREPVPDFLARHLPMVTPPDPWVSFEKGAYLETKTPVLRLKNGEREQRLYTEAAIARGDMDQVFKGLDVLGKTGWKINSPVFKVMLDVWNSGKQVANIPPLDPIFDLPPEPASTEDPTVKRAWLKEIKVIENERSGLHSQRCFMNFQLEIARAYRDQTFYFPHNVDFRGRAYPIPPYLNHMGADHVRGLMLFAKGKPLGESGLRWLKVHLANVYGFDKASLQERQDFADENIENIRDSVNNPLNGNQWWLQAEDPWQCLATCFELAAALELEDPTKYVSHLPIHQDGTCNGLQHYAALGGDTWGAQQVNLVPGDRPADVYSAVAKLVIKGIEDDLAKDNEFAKAMHGKITRKVVKQTVMTNVYGVTYVGARKQVLKQIEAAYPNITAESGIEAALLASYVTQHIFRAMSTMFKGAHDIQNWLGEIGGRVCRALTPEQLDEFERSERSPHGDGTASGENITLAGNPRKSSAHKNDEILNNFQSTIIWTTPLRMPVVQPYRKHGTKTVSTCMQDLVMTIPERSDPVNRRKQLQAFPPNFIHSLDASHMILSALHCDELGLTFAAVHDSFWTHASDIDSMNAVLRDAFIRIHSEDVIGRLAAEFQARYKNSLYLAKIETGTKVAQEIQRWRVRNKLGPRKELLLEKERQELLRSSNPEDVERGKKMISPASLYELYSSAEDLTVPEDLKEVTIGNLAGVEETKVRRGREMDEEGEVDGSEEAVEHEDGMHEDEMLADEPRDMDGNSGLDELSELRNTNHFALSQKRAKASIASGGKQKHYLDIWLPLVFPPIPEKGDFDVRSLKDSTYFFS
- a CDS encoding multisynthetase complex auxiliary component p43, which produces MAALDTYKYTPAEEKEVQQWIQKADTIKASDDKQSVLDALNADLATRTTVLGTKPSKADIAIYEAVAPLVKAWSPEERTGQQGRPNIVRLVDFVQNSPLFGLNVADADKIAIDADEILYVKPPVDAKAEKERLKKEKAAAAAAAAQGAASAVQGAAATVVDRTKEAVAAVVEKAVEVKDQVVQAATDAAPAAAAPKKEKKEKKVNENRRPKATPPPPAPLSPGLIDLRVGHILKAIKHPEADSLFVSTIAVGDAPGTEDTAEYEGQVCRTVCSGLNGLVPLEEMQGRKVVVVCNLKPVKMRGIKSCAMVLAASPKPQEGVEDDHKGPVELVNPPADAKAGEKVYFEGFNAEPEKVLNPKKKIWETFQPGFTTTGALEVAFDVDVCKDVKDLEGKSGIAKLVTASGGVCTVPTLAGAQVR